One genomic window of Vespula pensylvanica isolate Volc-1 chromosome 12, ASM1446617v1, whole genome shotgun sequence includes the following:
- the LOC122633484 gene encoding probable serine/threonine-protein kinase kinX isoform X1, whose product MKLNGSLCILYLFYFINTNGVGCKSHSFPNSTNVEKISSPRSIDDNKENLNIVEKYRDKRALGLILSGLAQIFGYTPTPIQLASLPNPVGSDNNPGASGNNQSSFMPPMQPSNSPNQASTASPTQTMPTSTTTTRPRQRETIRFTGVVNFGNRSDVVGHLQQYERIFHGTQTTTPASSSSSSSSSPPSMPVLLSTTPSSFSTMSSFDIRESLKYRPPLLSPYLVKIPLPIAPNLPPPISPTTKINFSIKNTNMPRRKEQEIVYRKNENIENYTVENKEIRNEKDVGIPESKFQHNVYVSEPYWKKLHEERITQLERKQQECAEKLKEREKERNHSYREEDHSGQSEGSRDRENDSDDREREYSGNIKEDKHGNNEDEGNDEESENSRERYEEHPGYPREGPTNEKQKNTEDYDDYDEDDSSRNDERQEDLKEPITKVYDNNYTNVKYDKPLPISDYYEKERPPQQLRDSYGEILDNRALVDERIANYYDYVNNQQTNPQDPPNISDYIEESEEKYEERPESKIHEQNNEDPYKKLREEYAIIPLENKYEEYNLENTDRSEKDDRNESENPKDENDPTSNKNDPIQNSESTKFVDKTKHVNSDELKSKKVSNIRNNVIPIKNKSFNEFAIVKHSPYILPIRYVYGPEEIEEAKARRFQTEKVKKEEDHSRSIADARSTTDEKKSQKQKLKAEDLTPKIGLPERLTEKKLHEGESKELQIWPAPFDFVFDSTEQTNVRVPVNTNENSKENIHRPTTIIPTRTMIYERNPSTLRYLAPFVPMHYATYQQPTLYLNKRLIS is encoded by the coding sequence ATGAAACTCAACGGATCACTCTGTATACTCTACTTGTTCTACTTCATAAATACAAATGGCGTCGGATGCAAGAGCCACTCGTTTCCGAATTCGACCAACGTAGAGAAAATCTCTTCTCCGAGAAGCATCGATGATAACAAGGAAAATCTGAATATAGTggaaaaatatcgagataaACGTGCGTTGGGTTTAATTTTGTCAGGCTTAGCTCAGATTTTTGGATACACTCCAACTCCAATACAATTGGCTTCACTTCCAAATCCAGTTGGATCTGACAATAATCCTGGTGCATCGGGAAACAATCAAAGTTCTTTTATGCCACCGATGCAACCTTCGAATTCGCCTAATCAAGCTTCCACAGCTTCTCCCACTCAGACAATGCCAACatcgacaacaacgacaagaCCTAGACAAAGAGAAACTATCAGATTTACCGGTGTTGTTAATTTTGGTAATAGGTCCGACGTGGTTGGACATTTGCAACaatatgaaagaatatttcatgGTACTCAAACAACAACTCCtgcatcgtcatcatcgtcatcatcatcatcaccaccatcgATGCCTGTACTTTTATCGACGACCCCATCATCTTTCAGTACAATGTCATCGTTTGATATAAGAGAATCACTAAAATATAGGCCACCTTTGTTAAGTCCATACTTGGTCAAAATCCCTTTACCCATCGCACCTAATCTTCCACCTCCGATATCTCCAAcaacgaaaattaatttttctattaaaaatacgaaCATGCCGCGTAGGAAGGAACAAGAAATTGTTtatagaaagaacgagaataTAGAGAATTATACcgtggaaaataaagaaattcgaaatgaGAAGGATGTAGGTATACCGGAAAGTAAATTTCAACATAACGTTTATGTTAGCGAGCCTTATTGGAAAAAGTTgcacgaagaaagaataactCAGTTGGAACGTAAACAGCAAGAATGTGCTGAGAAATTaaaggaacgagagaaagaacgaaatcaTAGTTATCGGGAAGAGGATCATTCTGGACAAAGCGAAGGATCGAGGGATCGTGAAAATGATAGTGATGATCGAGAACGAGAATATTCAGGgaatattaaagaagataaacatGGAAACAACGAGGACGAGGGTAACGACGAAGAGTCTGAAAATTCGCGCGAACGATACGAAGAACATCCAGGCTATCCGCGAGAAGGTCCTACgaatgaaaagcaaaaaaataccGAAGACTATGACGATTACGACGAAGATGATTCTTCTAGAAATGACGAACGACAAGAAGATTTAAAAGAGCCGATCACGAAAGtctacgataataattataccaaTGTGAAATACGATAAACCATTACCCATAAgtgattattatgaaaaagagagaccaCCCCAACAGCTTCGCGATAGTTACGGCGAAATTTTAGACAATCGAGCTTTGGTCGATGAGAGAATCGCTAATTATTACGACTACGTTAACAATCAACAAACCAATCCTCAGGATCCTCCAAATATTTCTGATTATATCGAGGAATCTGAAGAAAAGTACGAGGAAAGGCCCGAGTCGAAAATCCACGAGCAAAATAACGAAGATCCGTATAAAAAACTCAGAGAAGAATACGCGATTATACCATTAGAAAACAAATacgaagaatataatttagaaaataccGATCGATCGGAAAAAGATGATAGAAATGAATCGGAGAATCCGAAAGACGAGAATGATCCgacttcgaataaaaatgatccaATTCAGAATAGCGAATCGACTAAATTCGTAGATAAGACTAAACACGTTAATTCTGACGAATTGAAATCTAAGAAGGTAAGTAACATTCGTAATAATGTCAttccgataaaaaataaatcatttaacgAATTTGCTATCGTTAAACACTCGCCATACATTTTACCAATTCGATATGTTTACGGACCAGAGGAGATCGAAGAAGCTAAAGCGCGTCGTTTCCAAACCGAAAAagtcaagaaagaagaagatcatTCAAGAAGTATCGCCGACGCAAGGAGTACaaccgatgaaaaaaaatcacaaaaacaaaaattaaaggCGGAGGACCTAACTCCTAAAATAGGTCTTCCAGAAAGATTAACCGAGAAAAAATTGCATGAAGGAGAGAGCAAAGAACTTCAAATTTGGCCAGCAccttttgattttgtttttgataGTACGGAACAAACGAACGTGCGCGTTCCTGTgaatacgaatgaaaattcaaaGGAAAATATACATCGTCCAACCACTATCATTCCTACTCGTACAATGATCTATGAACGAAATCCGAGTACTTTAAGATACCTTGCACCATTCGTACCAATGCACTATGCGACCTATCAGCAGCCCACACTTTACCTTAATAAAAGacttatatcgtaa
- the LOC122633484 gene encoding microtubule-associated protein RP/EB family member 1-like isoform X2: MKLNGSLCILYLFYFINTNGVGCKSHSFPNSTNVEKISSPRSIDDNKENLNIVEKYRDKRALGLILSGLAQIFGYTPTPIQLASLPNPVGSDNNPGASGNNQSSFMPPMQPSNSPNQASTASPTQTMPTSTTTTRPRQRETIRFTGVVNFGNRSDVVGHLQQYERIFHGTQTTTPASSSSSSSSSPPSMPVLLSTTPSSFSTMSSFDIRESLKYRPPLLSPYLVKIPLPIAPNLPPPISPTTKINFSIKNTNMPRRKEQEIVYRKNENIENYTVENKEIRNEKDVGIPESKFQHNVYVSEPYWKKLHEERITQLERKQQECAEKLKEREKERNHSYREEDHSGQSEGSRDRENDSDDREREYSGNIKEDKHGNNEDEGNDEESENSRERYEEHPGYPREGPTNEKQKNTEDYDDYDEDDSSRNDERQEDLKEPITKVYDNNYTNVKYDKPLPISDYYEKERPPQQLRDSYGEILDNRALVDERIANYYDYVNNQQTNPQDPPNISDYIEESEEKYEERPESKIHEQNNEDPYKKLREEYAIIPLENKYEEYNLENTDRSEKDDRNESENPKDENDPTSNKNDPIQNSESTKFVDKTKHVNSDELKSKKRRSKKLKRVVSKPKKSRKKKIIQEVSPTQGVQPMKKNHKNKN, encoded by the exons ATGAAACTCAACGGATCACTCTGTATACTCTACTTGTTCTACTTCATAAATACAAATGGCGTCGGATGCAAGAGCCACTCGTTTCCGAATTCGACCAACGTAGAGAAAATCTCTTCTCCGAGAAGCATCGATGATAACAAGGAAAATCTGAATATAGTggaaaaatatcgagataaACGTGCGTTGGGTTTAATTTTGTCAGGCTTAGCTCAGATTTTTGGATACACTCCAACTCCAATACAATTGGCTTCACTTCCAAATCCAGTTGGATCTGACAATAATCCTGGTGCATCGGGAAACAATCAAAGTTCTTTTATGCCACCGATGCAACCTTCGAATTCGCCTAATCAAGCTTCCACAGCTTCTCCCACTCAGACAATGCCAACatcgacaacaacgacaagaCCTAGACAAAGAGAAACTATCAGATTTACCGGTGTTGTTAATTTTGGTAATAGGTCCGACGTGGTTGGACATTTGCAACaatatgaaagaatatttcatgGTACTCAAACAACAACTCCtgcatcgtcatcatcgtcatcatcatcatcaccaccatcgATGCCTGTACTTTTATCGACGACCCCATCATCTTTCAGTACAATGTCATCGTTTGATATAAGAGAATCACTAAAATATAGGCCACCTTTGTTAAGTCCATACTTGGTCAAAATCCCTTTACCCATCGCACCTAATCTTCCACCTCCGATATCTCCAAcaacgaaaattaatttttctattaaaaatacgaaCATGCCGCGTAGGAAGGAACAAGAAATTGTTtatagaaagaacgagaataTAGAGAATTATACcgtggaaaataaagaaattcgaaatgaGAAGGATGTAGGTATACCGGAAAGTAAATTTCAACATAACGTTTATGTTAGCGAGCCTTATTGGAAAAAGTTgcacgaagaaagaataactCAGTTGGAACGTAAACAGCAAGAATGTGCTGAGAAATTaaaggaacgagagaaagaacgaaatcaTAGTTATCGGGAAGAGGATCATTCTGGACAAAGCGAAGGATCGAGGGATCGTGAAAATGATAGTGATGATCGAGAACGAGAATATTCAGGgaatattaaagaagataaacatGGAAACAACGAGGACGAGGGTAACGACGAAGAGTCTGAAAATTCGCGCGAACGATACGAAGAACATCCAGGCTATCCGCGAGAAGGTCCTACgaatgaaaagcaaaaaaataccGAAGACTATGACGATTACGACGAAGATGATTCTTCTAGAAATGACGAACGACAAGAAGATTTAAAAGAGCCGATCACGAAAGtctacgataataattataccaaTGTGAAATACGATAAACCATTACCCATAAgtgattattatgaaaaagagagaccaCCCCAACAGCTTCGCGATAGTTACGGCGAAATTTTAGACAATCGAGCTTTGGTCGATGAGAGAATCGCTAATTATTACGACTACGTTAACAATCAACAAACCAATCCTCAGGATCCTCCAAATATTTCTGATTATATCGAGGAATCTGAAGAAAAGTACGAGGAAAGGCCCGAGTCGAAAATCCACGAGCAAAATAACGAAGATCCGTATAAAAAACTCAGAGAAGAATACGCGATTATACCATTAGAAAACAAATacgaagaatataatttagaaaataccGATCGATCGGAAAAAGATGATAGAAATGAATCGGAGAATCCGAAAGACGAGAATGATCCgacttcgaataaaaatgatccaATTCAGAATAGCGAATCGACTAAATTCGTAGATAAGACTAAACACGTTAATTCTGACGAATTGAAATCTAAGAAG AGGAGATCGAAGAAGCTAAAGCGCGTCGTTTCCAAACCGAAAAagtcaagaaagaagaagatcatTCAAGAAGTATCGCCGACGCAAGGAGTACaaccgatgaaaaaaaatcacaaaaacaaaaattaa